From the genome of Atribacterota bacterium, one region includes:
- a CDS encoding Rne/Rng family ribonuclease has protein sequence MEYRAKQVIIDSSLGEERIAILENNKLVEIYIERLEDKKIIGNIYKGKVMNVLPGIEAAFIDIGIDRNAFLHLNDVIQSFGRKNDKDNDINKLIKMGQEIDVQVVKEAIIPKGAKVTTNISLPGRYLVLMPNNNSIAASRRIEQEEERERLKKIVQRIKKNEYGFIVRTAAAGKSEEDLLPDMDFLVRLWNKIQKRSRRVKAPLLLHEDLSLTYRVIRDLFTEEIDEFVVNSEQEYEKIINYLDTLFLLELKPRVSYYDGDKPIFEVYNIEKEINKALEKKIWLKCGGYLVFDEVEALTVIDVNTGKYVGGKKMRNTILKTNLQAAEEIARQLRLRDIGGIIVIDFIDMDNKEDKEKVINKLENELKKDRTKSNIVQTTELGLVEMTRKRSKRDLDSLLRTACPYCTGSGRILSPETVSNQVIHKLEDLGKNSKAEAILLGVNPEVEEALSAGKMLLIKQLERDFRKNIYIKALTDLHIEKIKVIAVGKTKDIKKILKVL, from the coding sequence ATGGAGTATAGAGCTAAGCAAGTAATCATTGATAGCAGTTTAGGTGAGGAGCGGATTGCTATATTAGAAAATAATAAGTTAGTGGAAATATACATTGAAAGATTGGAAGATAAAAAGATTATTGGAAATATATATAAAGGAAAGGTGATGAATGTTTTACCAGGTATAGAAGCCGCTTTTATTGATATAGGAATAGATAGAAATGCTTTTTTGCATTTGAATGATGTTATACAATCATTTGGTCGTAAAAATGACAAAGATAATGATATAAACAAATTAATTAAAATGGGACAGGAAATTGATGTTCAGGTTGTAAAAGAAGCGATTATACCGAAAGGAGCAAAGGTTACTACAAATATCAGCTTGCCAGGGCGTTATCTTGTTTTGATGCCGAATAACAATTCCATAGCTGCTTCTAGAAGAATTGAACAGGAGGAAGAAAGGGAAAGACTGAAAAAAATTGTTCAGCGAATCAAGAAAAATGAATACGGTTTTATTGTTAGAACTGCTGCTGCTGGGAAAAGCGAAGAAGATCTGTTACCAGATATGGATTTTCTTGTCCGTTTATGGAATAAAATTCAAAAGAGAAGTAGAAGAGTTAAAGCACCTTTATTACTTCATGAAGACTTAAGCCTAACTTATAGAGTAATTAGAGATTTATTTACAGAAGAGATTGATGAATTTGTAGTAAATTCTGAACAAGAATATGAAAAAATAATTAATTATCTTGATACACTCTTTTTATTAGAGTTAAAACCAAGAGTTTCTTATTATGATGGAGATAAACCAATATTTGAGGTGTATAACATAGAAAAGGAAATCAATAAGGCATTAGAGAAAAAAATATGGTTAAAATGCGGTGGTTATCTTGTTTTTGATGAAGTTGAAGCCTTGACTGTAATTGATGTAAATACCGGGAAATATGTAGGCGGCAAAAAAATGCGTAATACTATTTTAAAAACAAATTTGCAGGCAGCTGAGGAAATTGCCAGACAATTAAGGCTAAGAGATATCGGTGGAATTATTGTAATTGATTTTATTGATATGGATAACAAGGAAGACAAGGAAAAAGTTATAAATAAGTTAGAAAATGAATTAAAAAAAGATAGAACAAAATCAAATATTGTACAAACCACTGAATTAGGATTAGTTGAAATGACCAGAAAGCGTTCCAAAAGAGATCTGGATTCATTACTAAGAACAGCCTGCCCATATTGTACAGGAAGCGGACGTATTCTATCCCCTGAAACAGTGAGCAATCAAGTAATACATAAACTGGAAGATTTAGGTAAGAATTCTAAAGCAGAGGCAATTTTGTTAGGTGTAAATCCTGAAGTAGAAGAAGCACTCTCTGCAGGTAAGATGTTATTAATAAAACAGTTAGAACGAGATTTTAGAAAAAATATCTATATTAAAGCGCTAACAGATCTTCATATTGAAAAAATTAAAGTTATTGCTGTTGGAAAAACAAAAGACATAAAAAAGATTTTAAAAGTATTATAA
- the rpmA gene encoding 50S ribosomal protein L27, whose protein sequence is MAHKKGQGSAKNGRDSISKRLGVKRYDGQFVRSGNIIVRQRGTRILPGKNVGRGKDDTLFALIDGYVTFRTTGKKRKQVTIVTYATEA, encoded by the coding sequence ATGGCTCATAAAAAAGGACAGGGATCAGCAAAAAATGGTCGTGATAGTATTTCCAAACGACTTGGTGTTAAAAGATATGACGGACAGTTTGTTCGTAGTGGTAATATAATTGTTAGACAAAGAGGAACCAGGATACTCCCTGGTAAGAATGTCGGACGTGGAAAGGATGATACATTATTTGCTCTTATTGATGGTTATGTTACCTTCAGAACTACGGGAAAAAAGAGAAAACAAGTGACTATTGTGACCTATGCCACAGAAGCATAG
- a CDS encoding TIGR03936 family radical SAM-associated protein: MSYLYRIKYRKNGPLKFISHLDLNLLVRRILLRAKMPVELTQGYNPRIKVSFGPALPLGVEGWQEIMEITLTKLLTKEKLKDVINKVAPSGFQVLEIEQVLNKGIPLSKLLKYASYLIYLILINNMEENRKIYYRNKIDYNVKYILNKGEIKTIKETKKGLKEIDLRPYIHKMTILPNSYDGIIINLIENIKSGECINPNLIINSLIDDVKEYFLIKKIIREKIIIN, translated from the coding sequence ATGTCATACCTGTATCGGATAAAATACAGAAAGAATGGACCTTTGAAATTTATTTCTCATCTTGATTTAAATTTATTAGTGAGAAGGATATTGTTGAGAGCAAAAATGCCAGTGGAATTGACACAAGGCTATAATCCCAGGATTAAAGTTTCCTTTGGTCCAGCTTTACCTCTTGGTGTAGAGGGATGGCAGGAAATTATGGAAATTACATTAACAAAACTATTAACGAAAGAAAAATTAAAAGATGTAATTAACAAAGTTGCTCCATCTGGATTTCAAGTACTGGAAATTGAGCAGGTTTTAAATAAGGGGATCCCATTAAGTAAGTTACTAAAGTATGCCTCATATTTAATTTATTTAATATTAATTAATAATATGGAAGAAAATAGAAAAATATATTATCGGAATAAGATTGATTATAATGTTAAATATATATTAAATAAAGGTGAGATTAAAACTATAAAAGAAACAAAAAAAGGATTAAAAGAAATAGATTTACGACCTTATATCCACAAAATGACTATCCTACCGAACAGTTATGATGGGATAATTATTAATTTAATAGAAAATATTAAATCAGGAGAATGTATTAATCCCAATTTAATAATTAACAGTTTAATTGATGATGTTAAGGAATATTTTTTGATTAAAAAAATTATTCGTGAGAAAATTATTATTAATTAA
- the rplU gene encoding 50S ribosomal protein L21 — MHAIIATGGKQYLIKEGDIIKVEKLESEVGENIKFEQILMLEKDGKYNFGVPLIEKGFVEGKVLRHGKAKKIIILKYKPKKKYQRKIGHRQIFTEIKIEKING; from the coding sequence ATGCATGCCATAATTGCAACGGGAGGGAAACAATATCTAATTAAAGAGGGAGATATAATAAAAGTTGAGAAATTGGAGTCTGAAGTAGGAGAAAATATAAAATTTGAACAGATATTAATGCTGGAAAAAGATGGTAAATATAATTTTGGTGTACCCTTAATTGAGAAAGGTTTTGTTGAAGGAAAAGTATTGAGACATGGAAAAGCAAAAAAGATAATAATATTAAAATATAAACCAAAGAAAAAATATCAAAGAAAAATTGGCCATAGACAAATATTTACAGAAATAAAAATTGAAAAAATAAATGGTTAA